In Streptomyces chartreusis NRRL 3882, the following are encoded in one genomic region:
- the hrpA gene encoding ATP-dependent RNA helicase HrpA: MSTQSAPALGALAPRLTELSLRDAHRLGRRLEGARKIRKPEARAAVLAEIEAEIGKAEERMAGRRARVPGITYPEQLPVSQKKDEIADAIRDHQVVIVAGETGSGKTTQIPKICMELGRGVRGMIGHTQPRRIAARTVAERVAEELDTPLGEAVGWKVRFTDQVDPDATFVKLMTDGILLAEIQTDRELRAYDTIIIDEAHERSLNIDFLLGYLAQLLPKRPDLKVVITSATIDPERFSRHFGDAPIVEVSGRTYPVEVRYRPLLEEDGDDADRDQITAIIDAVEELQKEGQGDILVFLSGEREIRDTADALTKKNYRFTEILPLYARLSHAEQHRVFQPHTGRRIVLATNVAETSLTVPGIKYVIDPGFARISRYSHRTKVQRLPIEPVSQASANQRKGRCGRTSDGICIRLYSEDDFNARPEFTDAEILRTNLASVILQMTAAGLGDIEKFPFIDPPDHRNIRDGVQLLQELGALDPAQKDPRKRLTDTGRKLAQLPVDPRLARMVLEADKNGCVREVMVIAAALSIQDPRERPADKQTQADQQHARFKDETSDFLAYLNLWRYIREQQKERGSSSFRRMCKQEYLNFLRIREWQDIYSQLRTVAKQMGIHLNEDDAPADRIHVSLLAGLLSHIGMKDVKEGAKNEYLGARNAKFAVFPGSALFKKPPRFVMSAELVETSRLWARVNAKIEPEWVEPLAGHLLKRTYSEPHWEKDQAAVMAYEKVTLYGVPIVAQRKVNYGRIDPETSRELFIRNALVEGDWRTHHKFFSDNRRLLTEVEELEHRARRRDILVDDETLFDFYDQRIPEHVVSGAHFDSWWKHKRHEQPDFLDFEREMLINEKAGEVTKADYPDSWRQGNLKFRVTYQFEPGADADGVTVHIPLQVLNQVTDEGFDWQIPGLREELVTELIRSLPKPIRRNYVPAPNYAKAFLDRAVPLQEPLTTTMTRELRRMVGVPFEAEDFDWSKVPDHLKVTFRIVDERRRKLAEDKDLEALKLRLRPKARKALSQAAAATAERQGGESLERKGLTDWTIGTLTRVFETRRAGQPVKAYPALVDDGDTVSVRLFDTEAEQAQAMWKGTRRLILRNIPVNPAKFASEKLTNAQKLALSANPHGSVQALFDDCAMAAADRLIADFGGPAWDEESYRKLYDKVRAEIVDTTVRTVGQVQQVLAAWQACERRLKAVRSPALLPNLQDVRKQLDALVKPGFVTEAGLRRMPDLMRYLVAADRRLTQMPTNVQRDTSRMQKVHEMQDEYAWLLEQMPQGRPVPSSVLDIRWMIEELRVSYFAHALGTAYPVSDKRIVKAIDAAVP, translated from the coding sequence ATGTCTACGCAATCCGCCCCCGCCCTCGGCGCCCTCGCCCCCCGCCTGACCGAGCTGTCCCTGCGCGACGCGCACCGGCTCGGGCGCAGGCTCGAAGGTGCGCGCAAGATCCGTAAGCCGGAGGCACGCGCCGCCGTGCTGGCCGAGATCGAGGCGGAGATCGGCAAGGCCGAGGAGCGGATGGCCGGGCGCCGCGCCCGCGTGCCCGGGATCACGTACCCCGAGCAGCTGCCGGTCAGCCAGAAGAAGGACGAGATCGCCGACGCCATCCGCGACCACCAGGTCGTGATCGTCGCCGGTGAGACCGGTTCCGGGAAGACCACGCAGATCCCGAAGATCTGCATGGAGCTCGGCCGCGGGGTCCGCGGCATGATCGGGCACACCCAGCCCCGCCGGATCGCCGCCCGCACCGTCGCCGAACGCGTGGCGGAGGAGCTGGACACCCCGCTGGGCGAGGCCGTCGGCTGGAAGGTCCGTTTCACGGACCAGGTCGACCCGGACGCCACGTTCGTCAAGCTCATGACGGACGGCATCCTGCTCGCCGAGATCCAGACCGACCGCGAGCTGCGCGCCTACGACACGATCATCATCGACGAGGCCCACGAGCGGTCCCTCAACATCGACTTCCTGCTGGGCTACCTCGCCCAGCTGCTGCCGAAGCGCCCCGACCTCAAGGTCGTCATCACCTCGGCCACCATCGACCCCGAGCGCTTCTCCCGGCACTTCGGCGACGCCCCGATCGTCGAGGTCAGCGGCCGTACGTACCCCGTGGAGGTCCGCTACCGGCCGCTCCTGGAGGAGGACGGCGACGACGCCGACCGCGACCAGATCACCGCGATCATCGACGCCGTCGAGGAGCTCCAGAAGGAGGGTCAGGGCGACATCCTGGTCTTCCTGTCGGGCGAGCGGGAGATCCGGGACACGGCCGACGCCCTGACCAAGAAGAACTACCGCTTCACGGAGATCCTGCCGCTCTACGCCCGGCTCTCCCACGCCGAACAGCATCGCGTCTTCCAGCCCCACACCGGACGCAGGATCGTTCTGGCCACGAACGTCGCGGAGACGTCCCTCACCGTCCCGGGCATCAAGTACGTCATCGACCCGGGCTTCGCACGGATCTCCCGCTACAGCCACCGCACCAAGGTCCAGCGCCTCCCCATCGAGCCGGTCTCCCAGGCCAGCGCCAACCAGCGCAAGGGCCGCTGCGGCCGTACGTCGGACGGCATCTGCATCCGCCTCTACAGCGAGGACGACTTCAACGCCCGCCCGGAGTTCACGGACGCGGAGATCCTCCGGACGAACCTCGCCTCCGTCATCCTGCAGATGACCGCGGCCGGCCTCGGCGACATCGAGAAGTTCCCCTTCATCGACCCGCCGGACCACCGCAACATCCGCGACGGCGTGCAACTCCTCCAGGAACTGGGCGCCCTCGACCCGGCGCAGAAGGACCCCCGCAAGCGGCTCACGGACACCGGCCGCAAGCTCGCCCAGCTGCCCGTCGACCCGCGGCTGGCCCGCATGGTCCTGGAGGCGGACAAGAACGGCTGTGTGCGCGAGGTCATGGTCATAGCCGCCGCGCTGTCCATCCAGGACCCCCGCGAGCGCCCCGCCGACAAGCAGACCCAGGCCGACCAGCAGCACGCCCGCTTCAAGGACGAGACCAGCGACTTCCTGGCCTACCTGAACCTCTGGCGCTACATCCGCGAGCAGCAGAAGGAGCGCGGCTCGTCCTCCTTCCGCCGGATGTGCAAGCAGGAGTACCTCAACTTCCTTCGCATCCGCGAATGGCAGGACATCTACAGCCAGCTGCGCACGGTCGCGAAGCAGATGGGCATCCACCTCAACGAGGACGATGCCCCGGCCGACCGCATCCACGTCTCCCTGCTCGCCGGCCTGCTGTCCCACATCGGGATGAAGGACGTGAAGGAGGGCGCGAAGAACGAGTACCTGGGCGCCCGCAACGCCAAGTTCGCGGTCTTCCCCGGCTCGGCCCTCTTCAAGAAGCCCCCGCGCTTCGTGATGTCCGCCGAACTCGTCGAGACCTCCCGCCTCTGGGCCCGGGTCAACGCCAAGATCGAGCCCGAGTGGGTCGAACCCCTCGCCGGCCACCTCCTCAAGCGCACCTACAGCGAGCCGCACTGGGAGAAGGACCAGGCAGCCGTGATGGCGTACGAGAAGGTCACGCTGTACGGCGTGCCGATCGTGGCCCAGCGGAAGGTCAACTACGGGCGGATCGACCCGGAGACCAGCCGCGAGCTGTTCATCCGGAACGCGCTCGTCGAGGGCGACTGGCGCACGCACCACAAGTTCTTCTCGGACAACCGCAGACTCCTCACCGAGGTCGAGGAGCTGGAGCACCGGGCCCGGCGCCGGGACATCCTGGTCGACGACGAGACGCTGTTCGACTTCTACGACCAGCGGATCCCCGAACACGTCGTCTCCGGCGCCCACTTCGACTCCTGGTGGAAGCACAAGCGCCACGAGCAGCCCGACTTCCTCGACTTCGAGCGCGAGATGCTCATCAACGAGAAGGCGGGCGAGGTCACCAAGGCGGACTATCCGGACTCCTGGCGGCAGGGGAACCTCAAGTTCCGCGTGACGTACCAGTTCGAGCCGGGCGCGGACGCGGACGGTGTGACCGTCCACATCCCGCTCCAGGTGCTCAACCAGGTCACGGACGAGGGCTTCGACTGGCAGATCCCGGGCCTGCGGGAGGAGCTCGTCACGGAGCTCATCCGGTCCCTGCCCAAACCGATCCGCCGCAACTACGTGCCCGCGCCGAACTACGCGAAGGCGTTCCTGGACAGGGCCGTCCCGCTCCAGGAACCGCTCACCACGACCATGACCCGCGAGTTGAGGCGCATGGTCGGGGTGCCCTTCGAGGCCGAGGACTTCGACTGGTCCAAGGTCCCCGACCACCTCAAGGTCACGTTCCGGATCGTCGACGAGCGGCGCCGCAAGCTCGCCGAGGACAAGGACCTGGAGGCGCTGAAGCTCAGACTCCGGCCGAAGGCCCGCAAGGCCCTCTCCCAGGCCGCGGCCGCGACGGCGGAACGCCAGGGCGGCGAGTCCCTGGAGCGCAAGGGCCTCACGGACTGGACGATCGGCACGCTCACCCGCGTCTTCGAGACCCGGCGGGCCGGCCAGCCGGTGAAGGCGTACCCGGCGCTGGTCGACGACGGCGACACCGTCTCCGTACGGCTCTTCGACACGGAGGCGGAACAGGCGCAGGCCATGTGGAAGGGCACCCGCCGCCTGATCCTGCGCAACATCCCGGTGAACCCGGCGAAGTTCGCCTCCGAGAAGCTGACGAACGCGCAGAAGCTGGCGCTGTCCGCGAATCCGCACGGCTCCGTCCAGGCGCTGTTCGACGACTGCGCGATGGCGGCCGCCGACCGGCTGATCGCGGACTTCGGCGGGCCGGCGTGGGACGAGGAGTCGTACCGGAAGCTGTACGACAAGGTGCGCGCCGAGATCGTCGACACGACCGTCCGCACCGTGGGCCAGGTGCAGCAGGTGCTGGCCGCCTGGCAGGCCTGTGAACGCCGTCTGAAGGCCGTACGCAGCCCCGCGCTGCTGCCGAACCTCCAGGACGTGCGGAAGCAGCTGGACGCCCTCGTGAAGCCCGGCTTCGTGACGGAGGCGGGTCTGCGCCGCATGCCGGACCTGATGCGCTACCTGGTGGCCGCGGACCGGCGTCTGACGCAGATGCCGACGAACGTCCAGCGGGACACCTCGCGGATGCAGAAGGTCCACGAGATGCAGGACGAGTACGCCTGGCTCCTGGAGCAGATGCCGCAGGGGAGGCCGGTGCCGTCGTCGGTCCTGGACATCCGCTGGATGATCGAGGAGCTCCGGGTCAGCTACTTCGCCCACGCGCTGGGCACGGCGTACCCCGTCTCCGACAAGCGGATCGTGAAGGCGATCGACGCGGCAGTGCCGTAA
- a CDS encoding metallophosphoesterase family protein, with amino-acid sequence MARVPAAVLSVLNPIRKGPRALARRYRSRQAPATIELVPQPHPWSRAVGLVAVVLLGAWLGLLVVGNVRVPVGPMNTTMTLRPSFTGGTKINISPLGALQLDSHIAPVRLDVNVDQLDPVRSQALVDHPERLSGLQDEVTEDVGRGTLDLAVRSSVAVVGGATALGLAVYRRPRRALAAGGLALTLLAASGGTAYATWRPDSVLEPKFSGLLTSAPSLVGNARSIVTEFDVYQKELARLVTNVTKLYDATSTLPAYAPDPSTIRVLHVSDIHLNPASWKIIASLVEQYKVDVIVDSGDTMDHGTAAENGFLDPIEDLGAPYVWVRGNHDSMITQRYLEGLKNVHVLDDGRAKTIKGLRFAGIGDPQFTPDRSKQPGAEQSQELAGARLATALRDQRTAGTPVDVAIAHEPSAAREVDGEVPLVLAGHLHHDEMEVLKYGTRLRIEGSTGGSGLRAIEGKHPDPIEASILYFDRNTRHLQAWDEIELGGLGLTTAEVSRHLPEENQPGATQSPTTPATEPPTGSPAGSP; translated from the coding sequence ATGGCCCGCGTCCCCGCCGCAGTCCTGAGTGTCCTGAACCCGATCCGCAAGGGCCCGCGCGCCCTCGCCCGCCGCTACCGCTCCCGCCAGGCCCCGGCCACGATCGAACTCGTGCCGCAGCCGCACCCGTGGTCCCGTGCGGTGGGACTGGTGGCCGTGGTCCTCCTCGGCGCCTGGCTGGGCCTGCTGGTCGTGGGCAATGTCCGGGTCCCGGTCGGCCCCATGAACACCACCATGACGCTGCGCCCCTCCTTCACCGGCGGCACCAAGATCAACATCTCGCCGCTGGGCGCCCTGCAGCTGGACAGCCACATCGCCCCCGTCCGTCTGGACGTGAACGTCGACCAGCTCGACCCGGTCCGCTCCCAGGCCCTGGTCGACCACCCCGAGCGGCTCTCCGGCCTCCAGGACGAGGTCACCGAGGACGTCGGACGCGGCACCCTCGACCTGGCCGTACGGTCATCCGTCGCCGTCGTCGGCGGCGCCACCGCGCTCGGCCTCGCGGTCTACCGCCGCCCCCGCCGCGCCCTGGCCGCCGGCGGCCTCGCGCTCACCCTCCTCGCCGCCTCCGGCGGCACGGCGTACGCCACCTGGCGCCCCGACTCCGTCCTGGAACCCAAGTTCTCCGGACTGCTCACCTCGGCCCCCTCCCTGGTCGGCAACGCGCGCAGCATCGTCACCGAATTCGACGTCTACCAGAAGGAATTGGCCCGCCTGGTCACCAACGTCACCAAGCTCTACGACGCCACCTCGACCCTCCCGGCCTACGCGCCCGACCCCTCGACCATCCGGGTCCTGCACGTCTCCGACATCCACCTGAACCCGGCGAGCTGGAAGATCATCGCCTCGCTGGTGGAGCAGTACAAGGTGGACGTGATCGTCGACTCGGGCGACACGATGGACCACGGCACGGCCGCCGAGAACGGCTTCCTGGACCCCATCGAGGACCTCGGGGCCCCCTACGTCTGGGTCCGCGGCAACCACGACTCGATGATCACGCAGCGCTATCTGGAGGGCCTGAAGAACGTCCACGTCCTGGACGACGGCCGGGCCAAGACGATCAAGGGTCTGCGCTTCGCGGGCATCGGCGACCCGCAGTTCACCCCGGACCGCTCGAAGCAGCCCGGCGCCGAGCAGTCCCAGGAGCTGGCCGGCGCCCGCCTGGCCACGGCCCTGCGCGACCAGCGCACCGCCGGCACCCCGGTGGACGTCGCCATCGCCCACGAACCGTCGGCGGCCCGCGAGGTCGACGGCGAGGTGCCGCTGGTGCTGGCCGGCCACCTCCACCACGACGAGATGGAAGTCCTGAAGTACGGCACCCGGCTGCGCATCGAGGGCTCCACGGGCGGCAGCGGCCTGCGTGCCATCGAGGGCAAGCACCCGGACCCCATCGAAGCGTCGATCCTCTACTTCGACCGGAACACCCGCCACCTCCAGGCCTGGGACGAGATCGAACTGGGCGGCCTGGGCCTCACGACAGCCGAGGTCAGTCGCCACCTCCCGGAGGAGAACCAGCCCGGCGCGACACAGTCCCCGACCACCCCCGCGACGGAGCCGCCGACGGGGTCCCCCGCCGGCTCCCCCTAA
- a CDS encoding metallopeptidase family protein: MLEMTREEFEELVAEALDRIPPELTRLMDNVAVFVEDEPPSDDPELLGLYEGTPLTDRGEWYAGVLPDRITIYRNPTLRMCESREDVVAETEITVVHEIAHHFGIDDARLHALGYG; encoded by the coding sequence GTGCTGGAGATGACGCGTGAGGAGTTCGAGGAGCTGGTCGCCGAGGCGCTCGACCGGATCCCGCCGGAGTTGACGCGACTGATGGACAACGTCGCGGTGTTCGTCGAGGACGAACCGCCGTCGGACGATCCCGAGCTGCTCGGGCTGTACGAGGGGACTCCGCTGACCGACCGGGGCGAGTGGTACGCCGGTGTGCTGCCGGACCGGATCACCATCTACCGGAATCCGACGTTGCGGATGTGCGAGTCGCGGGAGGACGTCGTCGCCGAGACGGAGATCACGGTGGTGCACGAGATCGCGCACCACTTCGGCATCGACGACGCGCGCCTTCACGCCCTGGGTTACGGCTGA
- a CDS encoding DEAD/DEAH box helicase, translated as MSIASTDHVVVPENEATEDAPEVTFADLGLPEGVVRKLAQNGVTTPFPIQAATIPDALDGKDILGRGRTGSGKTLSFGLPALAQLAGGRTEKHKPRAVILTPTRELAMQVADALQPYGDVLGLKMKVVCGGTSMGNQIYALEKGVDVLVATPGRLRDIINRGACSLENVQIAVLDEADQMSDLGFMPEVTELLDQVPAGGQRMLFSATMENEIKTLVDRYLNNPVSHEVDAAQGAVTTMSHHILIVKPKDKAPVTAAIASRKGRTIIFVRTQLGADRVAEQLRDSGVKADALHGGMTQGARTRTLADFKDGYVNVLVATDVAARGIHVDGIDLVLNVDPAGDHKDYLHRAGRTARAGRTGTVVSLSLPHQRRQIFRLMEDAGVDATRHIIQGGAAFDPEVAEITGARSMTEVQAESVGNAAQQAEREVAQLAKELERAQRRANELREESDRLLARVARERGEEPQAAVSGESAEVPAGVEVSVPEQRTAQDVERAEAATAPYERRERRDDRGGFSRDRDRSFDRDRGGRSFERRDDRGGRPFERRDDRGGFNRDRDRDRGGRSFERRDDRGGFRRDDRADRGDRGERGGFRRDDRGGRSFERRDDRGGRPFERRDDRGGRPFERRDDRGGFRRDERGGHRGSDRPFNRDRRDDRPGYRAGGHDRPNGRRDDHRGGGSFGRREDKPRWKRNG; from the coding sequence ATGTCCATCGCCAGTACTGATCACGTCGTCGTGCCCGAGAACGAGGCAACCGAGGACGCCCCCGAGGTCACTTTCGCCGACCTCGGTCTCCCCGAGGGCGTCGTCCGCAAGCTCGCACAGAACGGCGTGACCACCCCCTTCCCGATCCAGGCCGCGACCATCCCGGACGCCCTGGACGGCAAGGACATCCTCGGCCGGGGCCGCACCGGCTCCGGCAAGACCCTGTCGTTCGGTCTGCCCGCCCTGGCCCAGCTCGCCGGCGGCCGTACCGAGAAGCACAAGCCGCGGGCCGTCATCCTCACGCCGACGCGTGAGCTCGCCATGCAGGTCGCCGACGCGCTCCAGCCCTACGGCGACGTCCTCGGCCTCAAGATGAAGGTCGTCTGCGGCGGTACGTCCATGGGCAACCAGATCTACGCCCTGGAGAAGGGCGTCGACGTCCTGGTCGCCACCCCGGGCCGGCTGCGCGACATCATCAACCGCGGCGCCTGCTCGCTGGAGAACGTGCAGATCGCCGTTCTCGACGAGGCCGACCAGATGTCCGACCTGGGCTTCATGCCCGAGGTGACGGAGCTGCTGGACCAGGTCCCCGCGGGCGGTCAGCGGATGCTCTTCTCCGCGACCATGGAGAACGAGATCAAGACCCTCGTCGACCGGTACCTGAACAACCCGGTGAGCCACGAGGTCGACGCCGCCCAGGGCGCCGTGACGACCATGTCGCACCACATCCTCATCGTGAAGCCCAAGGACAAGGCGCCGGTCACCGCGGCCATCGCGTCCCGCAAGGGCCGCACGATCATCTTCGTCCGCACCCAGCTGGGCGCCGACCGCGTCGCCGAGCAGCTGCGCGACTCCGGGGTGAAGGCCGACGCGCTGCACGGCGGCATGACGCAGGGCGCGCGGACGCGGACCCTGGCCGACTTCAAGGACGGGTACGTCAACGTGCTCGTCGCGACCGACGTGGCGGCGCGCGGTATCCACGTCGACGGCATCGACCTGGTGCTGAACGTGGACCCGGCGGGCGACCACAAGGACTACCTGCACCGCGCCGGCCGTACGGCGCGCGCGGGCCGTACCGGCACCGTCGTCTCCCTCTCCCTGCCGCACCAGCGGCGTCAGATCTTCCGGCTGATGGAGGACGCGGGCGTCGACGCCACGCGCCACATCATCCAGGGCGGCGCGGCCTTCGACCCGGAGGTCGCCGAGATCACCGGTGCCCGGTCGATGACCGAGGTCCAGGCCGAGTCCGTGGGCAACGCCGCTCAGCAGGCCGAGCGTGAGGTCGCCCAGCTCGCCAAGGAGCTGGAGCGGGCGCAGCGGCGTGCGAACGAGTTGCGCGAGGAGTCCGACCGGCTGCTCGCGCGGGTCGCTCGCGAGCGGGGCGAGGAGCCGCAGGCGGCGGTGTCCGGGGAGTCCGCGGAGGTTCCGGCCGGCGTCGAGGTGTCCGTGCCCGAGCAGCGGACCGCGCAGGACGTCGAGCGTGCCGAGGCTGCCACCGCGCCGTACGAGCGGCGGGAGCGTCGTGACGACCGCGGCGGGTTCAGCCGTGACCGGGACCGGTCCTTCGACCGGGACCGTGGTGGTCGTTCCTTCGAGCGTCGTGACGACCGTGGCGGCCGTCCGTTCGAGCGTCGTGACGACCGCGGCGGGTTCAACCGCGACCGGGACCGCGACCGTGGTGGCCGTTCGTTCGAGCGTCGTGACGACCGTGGCGGTTTCCGCCGGGACGACCGGGCTGACCGGGGCGACCGGGGTGAGCGCGGCGGCTTCCGGCGCGACGACCGGGGTGGTCGTTCCTTCGAGCGTCGTGACGACCGTGGCGGCCGTCCGTTCGAGCGTCGTGACGACCGCGGCGGGCGTCCGTTCGAGCGCCGTGACGACCGTGGCGGCTTCCGCCGGGACGAGCGCGGTGGGCACCGTGGCAGCGACCGTCCGTTCAACCGCGACCGCCGGGACGACCGTCCGGGCTACCGCGCCGGCGGCCACGACCGTCCGAACGGCCGTCGTGACGACCACCGTGGCGGCGGTTCCTTCGGTCGCCGCGAGGACAAGCCGCGCTGGAAGCGCAACGGCTGA
- a CDS encoding RNA polymerase sigma factor SigF: MTATTRIGTTTDSGTDTGEELPQIAEPHKLAPQDARDLTGQFLDRLAVLEEGTPEYQYARNTLIEMNMSLVRFAARRFRASGQSMEDIVQVGVIGLIKAIDRFEVSREVQFTSFAVPYIIGEIKRFFRDTSWAVHVPRRLQEARTELAKATEELASRLGRAPKVAELAALMNLSEEEVVEAQVAANGYLSSSLDAAVTGDSEDSDTALSEFIGEEDPALELVEDFHALAPLVAELDERQRLILHLRFVEELTQADIGKRLGISQMHVSRLISRTVARLRSGMLATG; encoded by the coding sequence GTGACGGCGACCACGCGCATCGGTACGACGACGGATTCCGGCACCGACACCGGCGAGGAGCTGCCGCAGATCGCCGAGCCGCACAAGCTCGCCCCGCAGGACGCGCGCGATCTGACCGGACAGTTCCTCGACCGGCTCGCCGTGCTGGAGGAGGGCACTCCCGAATACCAGTACGCGCGCAACACGCTCATCGAGATGAACATGTCGCTGGTGCGGTTCGCGGCCCGCCGGTTCCGTGCGAGCGGCCAGTCGATGGAGGACATCGTCCAGGTCGGCGTCATCGGGCTGATCAAGGCCATCGACCGGTTCGAGGTCTCCCGCGAGGTCCAGTTCACCAGCTTCGCGGTGCCGTACATCATCGGCGAGATCAAGCGGTTCTTCCGCGACACGTCCTGGGCCGTGCACGTGCCGCGCCGCCTTCAGGAGGCCCGTACGGAACTCGCCAAGGCCACCGAGGAACTGGCCTCCCGCCTCGGCCGCGCGCCGAAGGTCGCGGAGCTGGCGGCGCTCATGAACCTCTCGGAGGAGGAGGTCGTCGAGGCCCAGGTCGCGGCGAACGGCTACCTCTCCTCGTCCCTGGACGCCGCGGTCACCGGCGACTCGGAGGACAGCGACACCGCGCTCTCCGAGTTCATCGGCGAGGAGGACCCGGCCCTCGAACTCGTCGAGGACTTCCACGCGCTGGCTCCCCTGGTCGCCGAACTCGACGAGCGCCAGCGCCTCATCCTCCACCTCCGCTTCGTCGAGGAACTCACCCAGGCGGACATCGGCAAGCGCCTGGGCATCTCCCAGATGCACGTCTCCCGCCTGATCTCCCGGACGGTGGCCCGCCTGCGGTCGGGGATGCTGGCGACGGGCTGA
- a CDS encoding MarR family transcriptional regulator: MTVTSLRPRPEPAEVARVTSTAAELLEVLWGRASTAPASASQLRVLLILEHHEGINLRTLADSLASTPPSTSRLCDRLQAAGFVERAVSAADRREVQLHLSGRGRAFLADLRIRREQTLRAVLDQMPAAKRVALLQGLEAFCDAAAAQIHDASDDSSAPGTRTA, from the coding sequence GTGACTGTGACTTCCCTCCGACCCCGCCCTGAGCCAGCAGAGGTCGCACGTGTGACCTCCACGGCCGCGGAGTTGCTGGAAGTCCTCTGGGGCCGTGCCTCCACCGCACCCGCCTCGGCGTCCCAGCTGCGCGTGCTGCTCATCCTGGAGCACCACGAGGGCATCAACCTGCGCACCCTCGCCGACTCCCTCGCCTCCACCCCGCCCTCGACCAGCCGGCTGTGCGACCGGCTCCAGGCCGCGGGGTTCGTCGAACGCGCGGTGAGCGCGGCGGACCGGCGCGAGGTACAGCTGCACCTCAGCGGGCGGGGCCGCGCCTTCCTGGCCGACCTGCGCATCCGCCGGGAACAGACGCTGCGCGCCGTGCTCGACCAGATGCCCGCCGCCAAGCGGGTCGCGCTGCTGCAAGGGCTGGAGGCGTTCTGCGACGCGGCCGCGGCCCAGATACACGACGCCTCCGACGACTCGTCGGCGCCCGGCACCCGCACCGCCTGA
- a CDS encoding PP2C family protein-serine/threonine phosphatase: MTAERALRTAAPHQLLDAVRRVLTDQYAADSVELYLADYGLTVLQPVSVLPHTLQPVSVANSPAGRAFGAQEPYVETLPGDVVRVHLPVTVRGDRLGVLTVTLPGGEHAGGCLGELAEIAEVLGHEVVVAERDTDLYLQARRRDRLTLAAEMQWQLLPGRSCVRPEYELGAQLEPAYAVFGDNFDWSATADRLSLYVTNGMGEGIEASLLTNLAINALRNARRAGLPIADQAALADQAVYAHYRGRCYLSVLMLDIELATGRVRAVDAGSPRLLRLRRGAVEPVPFDAQLPLGMFEETDYVAQEFTVESGDRLVFVSDGVYGVASPGGEAYGDDALARAIQSTRLLPAAEVPRAVLRELSGHRGGPVPDDDALVVCLDWRGREGPGKAEVRGCG, from the coding sequence GTGACCGCCGAGCGCGCCCTGCGCACGGCGGCGCCCCATCAACTGCTGGACGCGGTCCGTCGTGTACTGACCGATCAGTACGCGGCGGACTCCGTCGAGCTGTACCTGGCCGACTACGGACTGACGGTGCTTCAGCCGGTGTCCGTGCTGCCGCACACCCTTCAGCCGGTGTCCGTGGCCAACAGCCCGGCGGGCCGGGCCTTCGGCGCGCAGGAGCCGTACGTGGAAACCCTGCCGGGTGACGTCGTACGCGTGCACCTGCCGGTCACCGTGCGCGGCGACCGCCTCGGCGTGCTGACGGTGACCCTGCCGGGCGGCGAGCACGCCGGCGGCTGCCTCGGCGAACTGGCCGAGATCGCCGAGGTGCTCGGGCACGAGGTCGTCGTGGCCGAGCGGGACACCGACCTGTACCTCCAGGCGCGCCGCAGGGACCGGCTCACGCTGGCCGCCGAGATGCAGTGGCAGTTGCTGCCGGGCCGCTCCTGCGTCCGCCCCGAGTACGAGCTGGGCGCCCAGCTGGAACCGGCGTACGCGGTCTTCGGCGACAACTTCGACTGGTCCGCCACGGCCGACCGGCTCAGCCTCTACGTCACCAACGGCATGGGCGAGGGCATAGAGGCCTCCCTGCTGACGAACCTGGCGATCAACGCCCTGCGCAACGCGCGCCGGGCCGGTCTCCCCATCGCCGACCAGGCGGCCCTGGCCGACCAGGCGGTGTACGCCCACTACCGGGGTCGCTGCTACCTGTCCGTGCTCATGCTGGACATCGAGCTGGCCACCGGGCGGGTCCGGGCGGTGGACGCCGGTTCCCCGCGGCTGCTGCGGCTGCGCCGGGGCGCGGTGGAGCCGGTGCCCTTCGACGCCCAGCTGCCGCTGGGAATGTTCGAGGAGACCGACTACGTGGCCCAGGAGTTCACGGTCGAGTCCGGTGACCGGCTGGTCTTCGTCAGCGACGGGGTGTACGGCGTCGCCTCCCCGGGCGGAGAGGCGTACGGGGACGACGCCCTGGCCCGGGCGATCCAGTCGACCCGGCTGCTCCCGGCCGCCGAGGTGCCCCGGGCCGTGCTGCGCGAACTGTCCGGCCACCGCGGCGGACCCGTCCCGGACGACGACGCCCTGGTGGTGTGCCTGGACTGGCGTGGGCGGGAGGGGCCAGGGAAGGCGGAGGTCAGGGGGTGTGGGTGA